A DNA window from Macrobrachium rosenbergii isolate ZJJX-2024 chromosome 41, ASM4041242v1, whole genome shotgun sequence contains the following coding sequences:
- the LOC136827239 gene encoding zinc metalloproteinase nas-23-like, with protein MKFIRVLWSVLIVLFNLHEVADGQAQTNVTGTKVSANVTGTKVPDGQGISNATGTQVSTIVNGTKTPDAPAFTNTNGTQVSTNATGTLVPTNATGTQAFTNATGTLVPTNATGTQVFTNATATLVPTNTTGTLVPTNATGNQRGSWNTGTYKKPNWLWKDLHFVVTIKEPEIGDPLHKTLDFAIGFWAYSTCIEFILTKDEKTDLVFKRGRECSVDYGTPGTPSIIHVNDSCSSLRHVHHFLGHYMGLFDEQRRPDRDEYIEILQKDLPPATQKLMSKFDSSEVNLYSTMYDLSSVMHMSPRSVDDGDKAIFRTKNPKFRGIPGRVVHPSHRDYYRVSAIHGCQERFQKEMPGRSQLLQEWRHPNSLLRMRMPARYKWHSL; from the exons ATGAAGTTCATCCGTGTTCTCTGGTCTGTTTTGATAGTGCTGTTTAATCTTCACGAG GTAGCTGATGGTCAAGCCCAAACAAACGTCACTGGGACGAAGGTGTCTGCAAACGTCACTGGGACTAAGGTACCTGATGGTCAAGGCATTTCAAACGCCACTGGGACCCAAGTATCCACAATTGTCAATGGGACCAAGACGCCTGATGCTCCAGCCTTTACCAACACCAATGGGACCCAGGTATCTACAAACGCCACTGGGACCCTGGTGCCCACAAATGCCACTGGGACCCAGGCATTCACAAACGCCACTGGGACCCTGGTGCCCACAAACGCCACTGGGACCCAGGTATTTACAAACGCCACTGCGACCCTGGTGCCCACAAATACCACTGGGACCCTGGTGCCCACAAATGCCACTGGGAACCAG AGGGGGTCTTGGAACACCGGGACATACAAAAAACCCAACTGGCTTTGGAAAGACTTGCATTTCGTTGTCACCATCAAAGAACCTGAGATCG GGGATCCACTGCACAAGACGTTAGACTTTGCAATAGGATTCTGGGCGTACTCCACTTGCATCGAGTTCATCCTGACGAAAG ATGAAAAAACAGACCTGGTTTTCAAACGGGGGAGGGAGTGTTCGGTCGACTACGGTACTCCAGGAACTCCCAGCATAATCCACGTGAATGACAGCTGCAGTTCG CTACGCCACGTACACCACTTCTTGGGCCATTACATGGGTTTGTTCGACGAGCAGCGGAGACCGGACAGAGACGAATACATCGAGATATTGCAGAAGGACTTGCCTCCAGCCACGCAGAAGCTCATGTCGAAATTTGACAGTTCTGAAGTGAATCTCTATTCCACGATGTACGACTTGTCTTCAGTCATGCACATGTCGCCGAGG tcgGTAGATGACGGGGACAAGGCCATCTTCCGCACCAAAAACCCCAAATTTCGTGGAATTCCAGGCAGGGTTGTGCATCCGTCCCATAGGGACTATTACCGCGTGAGCGCTATACACGGCTGTCAAG AAAGATTTCAAAAAGAGATGCCAGGTCGCTCCCAACTCTTGCAAGAATGGAGGCATCCTAACTCACTTTTGCGCATGCGAATGCCCGCCCGGTACAAATGGCACTCACTGTGA